Genomic segment of Drosophila takahashii strain IR98-3 E-12201 chromosome X, DtakHiC1v2, whole genome shotgun sequence:
CCACTAAACACAATGAACGCCTCcaaagccaacaacaacatccaAAACAACATAATAACCCAGAAAAAGCATTTGTTTGCGGAGAAGCGTAGCATGATGACGTCATCGGGATCAGGATCATCGAAGGATCTTTCTAATATTCCCCGGGAAATTCCCCCCGCCGACCGCCTGGCCATCGAGGAGCGGCAGCGAAAGGCCTTCGAATTCTTCGCGCAGACCCTGCAAATCTACGGCGTCGAGGAGCTGATCTTCTGCTTCAACGGCGGCAAGGACTGCACCGTCCTCCTCGATCTCCTCATGCGCTTCCTGCGCCAGGAGAGCATCTCCAGCGGCGACATTCCCATGCTGTACATCAAGTCGGGTGACTCCTTCCCGGAGATCGATCACTTTGTGGACAGATGCGTCCGCAACTATCGCGTCCAGCTGGTGGAGTACGAGGGCTCGCTCAAGGAGGCCCTCACCCACATGTCCGCCGACATGCCGCGCATCCGGGCCGTCTTCGTAGGCAGCCGGAACACGGATCCCTACTGCCAGCACCTGGCGCCCATGCAGGTGAGGTGgacaaaacaaattcgatatgaaatagggtgaATATCAATGAAAAAACCGATATTTCATGTCAAATCTACGATTCAAGCATATCAAATTGGTATTTCATCATATCACATGAAATACtacatttagtattttttgaaccaaTAAGTGAGATAAACtcaatctttattcatatcaaaatgatatgaataacttgaccagcacatatcaatctgatctcttatcaatttttttgtgtaacgaaataatgattaaaaaCTGCATTATATCGATGAAATCTCTTGAAAAATGATAATATGATAGTTGAaagttcaatttatttatttttttttaaataagcgATAAAAGCGGAACAATGatgatttactttatttattttttttttatttttttctatgaaaaatagtcaaattttcaataacACATAAAAtccatattattattattttacctTACCGAGTATAATATCTTCAGAATTAACTCTggacaaaattataaaagataGTCGAGTATCTAGAAAGTCCCCTGATCCAGAATATTCTTGAATGTTAAGTTTCACATCAAAAGCATTACCATAGCTTTAACCTTTACAAATGTCACTCTGATAtgagtttttatttatcaTGTCGCTATGCCGCAGATAAGGGCGTACTTATAACCGAGTTGAAGTGTCTGTGGTTTAATTACCTATCTAGCACGTAAAATCAGCTCAagtattttatgaaaaaaatgtgtatttttcatttttgattcagaattaattgatttttaagaaCCCCACAAGGTTAATGACTTGTTTATGGTTCCTCAgtgacaaaaaatataaaaaaattcaatagaaAATATGTAGTtttcttagtttttaaaatccttaaatatttaaaacttgtaTGCCACAAGGTTAGTAGTTTTTTCATTGAGTAATCCAGTTTTTAAgttaatagttaattttattatatttataatttatttacgaGAAGTCTTAAaccataaaatgtattttttagttttaaatgtattgtttaaataaataataatgtatAATTTACTAGCATGAGTATAAGTATTTTTACATAAGCGGTTTATtacacatttatatttaaaattaaattttaattgaatgaaAAACCTAATGTTCCTTTAATTTTCAGCCCACGGACAACGACTGGCCGCCGATGATGCGCCTGAATCCCCTGCTGGAGTGGAGCTACCACGACGTCTGGCACTACATCCACCTGAACTCGGTGCCCTACTGCAGTCTGTACGATCGGGGCTACACCTCGATCGGCAATCGATCCAACACGATTCCCAATCCGCACCTCAGACGCCCGGAATCGGAGTGCGACTGTGCCTGTGCCTGCTCCTGCGATCCGGGTGGCTACCGACCCGCCTGGGAGCTCGAGGATCCCACCCTGGAGCGTGCCGGTCGCCTGCCCAGGAAGTAGGACTAAGGATCCGGGATACCAAAATAAATCGCTGTGCCTGTCGCGTGGCTGTAGTGCAATTTTATAGCTTAAACCCAACTAGTTAGTCACAAATTTGTATATAGACATGTTTATTCCCGTGTGATTTGGATTTGCGGTACACAAACTTaatcttataatattttttacgacCTAAGCTAGGCTGCTGAATAAATGTGGGCTCTGTCGCCGGGCCACTTTAGCAGGTTCACggtgtttttcttttacaaCATATAGAAATAAATTCGATTTGACATATTCAgtaaatctattttttaaaatatttaaaggttttttaaatagctttttgaagatgaaattaaaaaccatacattttttatgcattttactAAGTTTGCTTCGATATTCATCTAAATaggaattaaaatataataatttcagggTTTTAGACTTTGATTGAAGTATtcaatactttttatttaatatacaaattaggaacaatttttttttactttgcttaaaatatttgaaaattttgttgtatgacagatcattttttttttaatttaaatgttaatatatttaagcGCTAAGGAGCTAAAAGTAGCTGGAAGTCGCtaagaagaaaaacaaaataaaaataaatatatttttaaaaaaagctaaaaatagcttaaTGCAAGGTTAaaaagctataaatagctgGAAGTCTCTatgaaaaaaaactataaaggCAACAGctggttttaaaaaatacttacttAAATTTAGTAGAAGTTCTGAACacaaccttaaaaaatatagaatacaagttaattataaaaaatgttatatattttttaaaattaagaataGATTGATTGAGTTTACAGTAGCTAGAAATGGCTTGCTATGTAAGCTAGAAGTAGCTATTCAAAAAAGACCAGACTGGCAGCACTGGTTGCCCAGCTGATTTGCCAGCTGATTGTCGCCTTTCGGCATTTTCACAACATTGCGCGCTGCTTCTTATTTTCTGTTGGATATTTCGACATTCCCACGCGATTTACGTAATCTGCGAGAGAAACCAGTCTACCCCCATCCTCCTCCTCTCCCCGGCGATGTCGCGATCCGCCCAAGAAGCGGCCGCTCTGCTGCGCGGACTGCGGATTCTGCTGGAGGCGTGTGGGCGGGAGCACCTCGCCCACGGTCGTCACCTGTGGAGCAACTCGAGCATTCGTGAGCTCATCGCCTCGAATGCCGCACACGCCACACAGCTGGCGAGGAATACGGGCAGAAATCCCACGGAGGAGCTGCGAAAACTGCAGCAATCCCTGCAAGAAACCGGCGAACGTGGCTACGTGGTGGCCCAGGGCATCTGCTCGCTGCTCCAGACCAAAATGCAGATGTCACAAGGGGATTCAGGGCAACAGCCGTCGGCTGAACCCGGAAAACCTCTAGGGAAACCCCAAAATCAAGGAAATTTCGATGCCGCCAACCTGGACATCTCCTCCATCACTTTGCAGGAGTTCGAGGAGATCCTGTCGCGCAGGAACAAGGATCGCAACGTTAGCCTGCGCACGCCAGCTACCCAGGGAAGCCAAAAGCAGCCGGAGCAGCCACCGGGAATCATCCAGGACACCGAGTATGTGAACAATGTGCTGCGCTTTGTGGCGGGTGCAAAAacccaggaggaggagcaggttcCTCCCATAGAAACACCCCAGCTGAGCCAGGTGGCCAAGCAGCGCAAGGTGCCCTCTTCGCGGCTGGGCAGGATGGCCTCCTTTGGCGGTTTGTTTGCCGGTCTGGGCATTGGAACCCTCAACGAACTGACCAAGGGAGCACTTGGTCTGGGCGGCTCCACCAGCATGCGGGAGGCTCTACTGAGCCCGGCGAACGCCGAACGCATTGTGGACACGCTGTGCAAGGTGCGAGGAGCCGCGCTAAAGATTGGCCAGATACTAAGCATCCAGGACTCGAGTGTTGTGTCCCCGCAACTGGCCAAAGCCTTCGAGCGAGTGCGTCAGGCGGCGGATTACATGCCCGATTGGCAGGTGGAGCGCGTGATGAACACCCAGCTGGGCGCCGATTGGCGGCAGCGTCTCCAGACGTTCGAGGAGAAGCCCTTTGCCGCCGCCTCCATTGGCCAGGTGCATCGGGCAACGCTCAAAGGCGATGGAATGCCCGTGGCCATCAAGATACAATATCCCGGGGTGGCCCAGAGCATCGAGAGCGATATTGATAACCTGGTGGGCATGCTCAAGGTCTGGGATGTCTTCCCGCAGGGCTTCTTCATCGACAATGTGGTGCGCGTGGCCAAGAGGGAGCTGCAATGGGAGGTGGACTACGAACGCGAGGCGGAATATACGGAGAAGTTCCGCGAGATGATCGCCCCCTACCCGGAATACTATGTTCCCCGGGTGGTGCGCGATCTGACCACCTCGAGTGTCCTGACCACCGAACTGGTGCCGGGAGTTCCCCTCGACAAGTGCTTTGATTTGAGGTAGGTATTTCTGTTACCTTATAAATAGaccttttgcatatttgtccatttttggtccgatttttaccaaaattttaggtaatAAATTCGGATGCATATCGGAAATATGTGCAAAAAATATGGgccaaaaatatatgcataaaatatgaaaaatatttgcaaaatatatgcaaaatatatgcaaaaaatatgcaaaatatatgcaaaaaatatgtgcaaaaaatatatgcaaaaaatatatgcaaaaaatatgtgcataaaatatggaaaataggGAACATATATGcataaagtatgcaaaatatatgcaaaaaatatatgcataaaatatgcaaaatatatgcataaaatgtgcaaaatatatgcaaaatatttgcgaaCAACTGGAggctcaaatttttaatgcagccTTCTGGTATTCTAAGGAACCTTCAGTAAACACGGCGAGCAATTTACTATTTTTGCCCCCTTCTCGCCTACtcgttggaaatataaatagggtttccttaaatttggcaaaaaattagatatctcaGAAATGACGAAAAggaacaaacaattttcttcggtTAAATTAAATGCTCAATCTTGAATAgttgagtttattttatattttgcatatattatGCATAagcattttatgcaaatatgcctttggtgttttcggaattgatctatcttttatcctataaaaatatgcaaaatccgaggtctaACTTATAAAACCCCCTACTAAAACCCCTTATTTACCCCACAGCTACCAACATCGTGCCCACATAGCCGCCTCCGTGCTGAAGCTCTGCCTGCGCGAGCTCTTCGAGATCGAGTGCATGCAGACGGATCCCAATTGGTCAAACTTCCTGTACGATGCGCCCAGCCGGCGGCTCATGCTGATCGACTTTGGCTCGACGCGCTTCTACCGGCACGAGTTCATCCGGAATTATAGGCGTGTCATAATGAGCGCCGCCGAGGATAATCGCCAGGGAGTTTTGGAGATGTCCCGCCAAATGGGCTTCCTCACGGGCTACGAAACCAAGCAGATGGAGCAGGCCCACGTGGATGCCGTGATGATTCTGGGCGAGATCTTTCGCTACGACGGCGAGTTCGATTTCGGAAGGCAGAACACCACCGAGCGACTGGCCGCCTTGGTGCCCACCATGGTGGCCCATCGGCTGTGTCCGCCGCCCGAGGAGATCTACTCCATCCATCGCAAGCTGTCGGGGATCTTCCTGCTGTGCGCGAGGCTCAATGTGCGCATGAATTGCGTGCCCTTCTACAAGGAGATCGTGCTGGGGAAATTCAAGGACTAATCTTATCGCTAGGAACCCAGTTGTAGTTGTAACCGCTAAGTGCGCTTAATTTGTAAATCCAATTTGCAACACTATTACAGAGGTTTGTGTAACATCCTGGTTTTCTGTGCCAAGGATCTGCGGAATCACAAGCtctgtacttttttttttgttaaatggtatcaaataaatctattaacataaaactacaaaatcaagtttgtaatttaattttaggtattcaaaacaaaaaaatcccaaatttagttaaaagtttatttttattaccataaaaaaaaacaaataataatacttattaatttaatgatcctttttttttaatattttatttcaaaacctggatttattcaataaattgtTGTAAAACGGAGTTATCGAAATGTCGATAGTtttcaaacatcgatgtttatcGGAAATATGACGTTTATTATACGTTTCATTATAAACATAATTATAATGATTTTTCTtagattttagtttttttccttaaaaacattaattttatcGATTGAATATATGGAAAAATCGTTATTTTTCAAGCTCATAAAACGACCTTCTTTAAAAGAGTTTActttttacttaattttactttttaatattttacaggaAATTCGTTTACATATTATTTATGCttgattttgtatatattttaagtattgattttttggtatacacatttttaatttgttttataaaaaatattattttaaatttaaaaactttttccagacttaaagtattataaaaatatggaaaaatcgatattttttaaaagcctAGTTTTAAAAGAAgttactttttaatattttacaggaattttaaataagaaattcttttaaatgttattatttttgcttgattttgtatacatttttagtattaattttttgctatacaaattttaaatttcctttatgaaaaaataatatttgaatcTGGCATTTTTCCAGACTTTTTTGTAAGCCACAAGTAGGCTTTCCGAAAAACTCCTTACTATATTTACAAAGCACACATTTTAGTTacttaaacttaaacttaaacCCAAGAAACATTTTCCCAAGATGAAGAAATTCATGAAGACCGAAAAGGAGGTCAAAAACAAGGACGAGGTGTTCCGCCGGGAATGTGAGCCGGAGGTCGAGTGCTCCTCggcggaagaggaggaggagggcgaGGAGCACTCATCGGAGGCCGCCGAGGAGATTCCCTGGAATGAGATGAATCGAGAGATGGGCGAGATGAACCGCACGCTGGACGAGATGCAGGCCCAGCTGGCCATCGATCCCCACGAGGATCCCAAGTTGCAGGAGGCGGAGGGTCTGGACCCAGAGGACACCCGCTGGCTGATCCTCAACGGGAGCAGGGATGCGAATGTGAGGAGCCTCCAGCTGAACAACCTTCGCCTGCGCCGCCAGCTGGACGCACTCATCCGCTGCTCGGAGCTGGGAAATGGCAGGATGTTCGCCCTGGATCGCCTATTTATCCGGCAGAGGAGGCAGCTGGTCACCTGTCGCCAGGAGCACGAACGGGTGCTCTCCTTCCACCTGACCAAGCAGCTGGAGGCGGGCAAGTGCCTGCAGCGGTATCGCCATGCCCGGGATCTCTACGCCAGTTGGCGGGAGCTCTTCAAGATGGGTCGCCACCTGAAGGAGGCCTACAAGAAGATCCTGGAGCGCACCCAGACCCGGCTGGAGTACGTGGAGTTCAAGAAGCGGGCGCTGGACGAGATCACCATGGTGCATGAGATGTGCCTGGGCACCACGCGGCATCTGCTGAGTCGCGTGAGGGAGGTGGAATTGGGCCTCAGTCCACTGGGCATCGCCCATCGCACCCAGTCGATGGTCTCGCGGCGCCAGGGAAGCCAGGCATCCGCAGGCGCCGGTGGGCGGAACAGTGAGATGCATCGGCTGGAGGAGCAGCGCGGCGGAAGACCTGTCCTCGTGATGGACACCTGCTGGCAGCGGCGATCCTTCCGCACCGTTCGCTTCGCCCGCGGGGAGCTCCTCCAGCTGCCGGTGGTCGTGCCGCCCGTCGAGGACACCTGGTACGGCAAGATGCAGTACATGCTGCTCCACCCACCAAAATCTAGATAGTATCCAGGATTCCCTCACAAAATCGAATGTATTCCGGTAGTTAAATGGCGATTTGAAACCTCTTTTGGCCACCGAAAAGTATGCAGttaaatatgtacaatttattaaaattgtatttacggtattaaaattaatacttTTATTAGTGTAAgtaatcttaaatatttaaaagatatcTGAAATGCAGTACTTAGGGAAATTAAATAGGTAGGtactattattaatttaaatattaagcatTTTCAGACagaagtttatattataaaaaataactaaatggAGTTTTTATGGAACTTAAAGTGTTTCTCGAAAAGGTGGTTGTACGAATTATAAGATTACCGAAATGTACACATATAATGATCTTatctacaaaattaaaataacatttacaaaattactaaataagttaaaaagcTAGTACTTTACTAGTATGAAATAAAgtatttcgaattttaattaaaaataatactaagCATTGGTAAAACAGGTACTTCTAAACATGACTTTAATATGATTCTTATAAGACTTTCTAACATGATAAGGGACTTTTAAGCACGACTCACGTGACATGATCGTTTTACACGATCCTTTAGTCTAAGAGTTTAACGTTAACGCTTAATCAGCGTTAAGAGCGCACCAAAGAGAGCCAAAGAGTGCGAGGCGATGCGGCAGAGAGCGGCGAGAGAGCGAATATCATATCAGCGACGCACGCAcgcttcattttcattttcattctgTGTCGGCAGTCAAAACGTAacgagagagacagagaggcaGAGAGCGTAAGAGCGTAAGAAAATGGAAAGAGTTTCATAAAGTAAGTAAGAGTTTCGTCTAAGAGTTGACTGGATTTTTTAGGCGGAAAGGCAGCATTTTCATCATTCTGTGTCGGCGGTTAGCAGCGTGAATATCGCACCGGAATCAAGAAAACTAAAGCAAATATCGGGGATAAAGAACAAATCGGAACTGCTACCGGgcgttaattatttaattgagtTATAAAGTAATAAATGATCGAAGTAAATCGGATAATaaagttggtttttttttgccatgtcaaaactaactaataaatcatttaaacaattaaatgggTCCTACAAAGTGGCCCTGTTCTTTGATATTAAGCGCGTGAggatttaaatattgaaaaaaaagacgggcctttcttttatttcaatttaaataatataaaataatataataattttttgttgtttttgttgagaGTGCAAGCGAATGATCgagcagtgtgtgtgtgtttgtgaggAAGTTATAGTTTAATGTTGGTTAGCTTCAATTGTCGAGCaacacaacacaaaaaaaaagaaaaatacaaattatacagcagcgcagcaacaacaaaagcaaaaacaacaactacaaagtGATGCTGATTGATGTCACACACACCAcgagaaacagaaaaaaaagtaagtagCAGACAATTGGATTTGCATGGCGAAGAAGAAGAGCGAAGAGCCGAGTTTATCAATGAAAGTGAACTGTGGGAGTTGTTCGGTCTCAGTAtgggtgtgtgtatgtgtggcCAGTGGCGCAGCCCATTGGGGGGTTTCGGGGGTCAATGGCTCCCCCTACAAGAATCTCTTATCGCTGCAggaagtacatacatatatcgaAATTACCACATCACTGTAACTATCGATCTCTTACATATCGAAGTATTTTCTTTATCGGGAGCTTTAGAAACTTATCCTATTTTCAATTTACCAAATAGCTGTAAATATCGAAATGTTACTTATCGAAAGATATCGTTTCTATTCCAAAAGTATTGACAATCAAATATATTAAGTCAAATCATATCGAATGATATCAATTCTATTGGAAAGGGGAACactattcatatttttcaataaatatgaaaataactaacacaaaattaagattCTATTATTATTCTATGAATATTATACAATATTAAGATCTGtacttcttttaaaaaacgtaCCCCCTAAAAAAATAGCCTCCACGTTAGTGCGTGTGGGGCATTAGAGGTGTGTCATTATTCCATTATTGTAACGATGCTGCGAAGTGGAAAACACAAGATTTAAAGTagtgaaaaatacaaaaatccctTTTCTAGTTATCCCACTAATCCAAGAGCCCAGAAACCAAAAATATGCCGACAATAAGTGTTGTCTACTCTTTTGAGTAGAACTAAAAGAAtgagaatatatatttagttattacaaaaaacacttaaaataaaactttaaattaaataaatagtagtTGAAGATTTTTGAAAGCAGGTTTACGTTTTAGGAAGACCATTAGAATAAGGCTAACATTAATTTAGCATAAATTTAAGGTAATACCTTTGATTATTGGGCATTCACATATTTCTTAAAGTATTTGGTGTTTGTtgtctgttttgttttgtgggcgcTATCAAAGCACGTTGGAAACGTCTTGattatacactcataaaaaaaaatcgaagaatttccttaaaatctagaaaattctttcttgaatttttgccaaaggcgacctcacctttgtttcaagaaatggtttttttgaaaggcaccattaaaacaagaaaaaatatttcttgttttaagaaattaaatttcttaaaacaagaaagggttttttagaaagccaccataaaaacaagaaaaaatatttcttaaaacaagaaagacgattcttgtttcaaaggtggtttgtttcttgtttcaagaaattaaatttcttaaaacaagaaagggttttttagaaaggcaccttttaaacaagaaaaattctttcttgtttaaatttcctttcaagaaattttttttcttgatttaagaaataatatttcttgaaaggaagttttatattaacactgaaaccctaaaaataaaatgtaacttggttttttcttttgcatattatatttatttacatttaaaacatttaacacttaacatttaaacatttttaaataacacatttttgactcatttgactctgttgaacttcatatgacctaaggtaatccattttcttcgcctttcctcatctataaaaaaagagttattgggatatcaatgatttgtttttagataaacaacttttttgaaataatgtaatgttaataatagccaaaatacaaacgcgttggacagacgaccgagagagaggagcaagacaggtagaaaatgaagggttgaaaatcgaatttcagagagagagaggcacgggagagacgcgtacatacatacatacatatatatttacatacagtcctttgcgcgaagggagaccgaatgtaagcagggcagatcgtgtcagttttaagaaggtgaagagagaaacgtcgcgacgcgtaggtcaagcgagcgagagagaggagcagaatatgaaagggttgaaaatcgggtttcagatcgggtgagccgcgtacatgcatagatatttacatgcatacataagtatgtcaaacaaatacaacatatttttcttaccttagaaggttttaaaacaaaattacagcttcgacaaacaaattatttggctgatgcaactgcaggtattttcactctgaaaaataaataaaatgcgagtaataagataaagttattatagaactgtacacccacaaatttatgtacaaatgtatgtatgtacgtagctcttagctaaaaaacaattcacctaaattggtatacgcttggtaaagagatttgaaatgtatcctttaattacatacacacaattgtacgcccgctatacaaaaaattatatacatatttacatacctttgaatattcggaaaaaggcttcacctcttatccgcttgaaaatcacgtccatcactcacgaatttttttcacaactgacgctcgggggatcagagaagtcggtagccgggtagtagtcgggccgagtaggcccttcgtcccacttcgtttttcttgtcgttaacagtcgacagccgaaggaagtcaatggctactttcctatattctagggtcatttcaatcatatattcaaaggtgattttgtccttaaatacgtacaaaaatgttttggctgcgacggcaaaacaaacatatgagattttcatttttctatttttaagaaaaattctttcttgaatttgttccatcaagaaaggttttctgtattcaaaggacaattttctaataacaagaaattttttttctattttcaaaggtaggccgattcaatggcgagatttccaaaatttagaaattaatttttatgagtgtatatgGATTGGATGAATAAACTGTTCCGAATTGGCGCGTATATGTGTCTATATATTTCttgatatatatatgaacctacatacatatatatatgttgaGAAATGCCGTTGCCAGCAGCcgctgcagcaacaacagcaatggGAAACCTTTTGATAATCATATCACGCAGTCCACTGATAATTCgcattgtatttatttgctattgttgttgccTCCTGCTGCTTTATCAGCCCGCTCTCCCA
This window contains:
- the Flad1 gene encoding uncharacterized protein Flad1 isoform X2, whose translation is MSRWLVTSSLLLARARPRPRPLNTMNASKANNNIQNNIITQKKHLFAEKRSMMTSSGSGSSKDLSNIPREIPPADRLAIEERQRKAFEFFAQTLQIYGVEELIFCFNGGKDCTVLLDLLMRFLRQESISSGDIPMLYIKSGDSFPEIDHFVDRCVRNYRVQLVEYEGSLKEALTHMSADMPRIRAVFVGSRNTDPYCQHLAPMQPTDNDWPPMMRLNPLLEWSYHDVWHYIHLNSVPYCSLYDRGYTSIGNRSNTIPNPHLRRPESECDCACACSCDPGGYRPAWELEDPTLERAGRLPRK
- the LOC108056438 gene encoding uncharacterized protein, which gives rise to MKKFMKTEKEVKNKDEVFRRECEPEVECSSAEEEEEGEEHSSEAAEEIPWNEMNREMGEMNRTLDEMQAQLAIDPHEDPKLQEAEGLDPEDTRWLILNGSRDANVRSLQLNNLRLRRQLDALIRCSELGNGRMFALDRLFIRQRRQLVTCRQEHERVLSFHLTKQLEAGKCLQRYRHARDLYASWRELFKMGRHLKEAYKKILERTQTRLEYVEFKKRALDEITMVHEMCLGTTRHLLSRVREVELGLSPLGIAHRTQSMVSRRQGSQASAGAGGRNSEMHRLEEQRGGRPVLVMDTCWQRRSFRTVRFARGELLQLPVVVPPVEDTWYGKMQYMLLHPPKSR
- the Coq8 gene encoding atypical kinase COQ8B, mitochondrial, translated to MSRSAQEAAALLRGLRILLEACGREHLAHGRHLWSNSSIRELIASNAAHATQLARNTGRNPTEELRKLQQSLQETGERGYVVAQGICSLLQTKMQMSQGDSGQQPSAEPGKPLGKPQNQGNFDAANLDISSITLQEFEEILSRRNKDRNVSLRTPATQGSQKQPEQPPGIIQDTEYVNNVLRFVAGAKTQEEEQVPPIETPQLSQVAKQRKVPSSRLGRMASFGGLFAGLGIGTLNELTKGALGLGGSTSMREALLSPANAERIVDTLCKVRGAALKIGQILSIQDSSVVSPQLAKAFERVRQAADYMPDWQVERVMNTQLGADWRQRLQTFEEKPFAAASIGQVHRATLKGDGMPVAIKIQYPGVAQSIESDIDNLVGMLKVWDVFPQGFFIDNVVRVAKRELQWEVDYEREAEYTEKFREMIAPYPEYYVPRVVRDLTTSSVLTTELVPGVPLDKCFDLSYQHRAHIAASVLKLCLRELFEIECMQTDPNWSNFLYDAPSRRLMLIDFGSTRFYRHEFIRNYRRVIMSAAEDNRQGVLEMSRQMGFLTGYETKQMEQAHVDAVMILGEIFRYDGEFDFGRQNTTERLAALVPTMVAHRLCPPPEEIYSIHRKLSGIFLLCARLNVRMNCVPFYKEIVLGKFKD
- the Flad1 gene encoding uncharacterized protein Flad1 isoform X1, yielding MSRWVSLVTSSLLLARARPRPRPLNTMNASKANNNIQNNIITQKKHLFAEKRSMMTSSGSGSSKDLSNIPREIPPADRLAIEERQRKAFEFFAQTLQIYGVEELIFCFNGGKDCTVLLDLLMRFLRQESISSGDIPMLYIKSGDSFPEIDHFVDRCVRNYRVQLVEYEGSLKEALTHMSADMPRIRAVFVGSRNTDPYCQHLAPMQPTDNDWPPMMRLNPLLEWSYHDVWHYIHLNSVPYCSLYDRGYTSIGNRSNTIPNPHLRRPESECDCACACSCDPGGYRPAWELEDPTLERAGRLPRK
- the Flad1 gene encoding uncharacterized protein Flad1 isoform X3 — translated: MNASKANNNIQNNIITQKKHLFAEKRSMMTSSGSGSSKDLSNIPREIPPADRLAIEERQRKAFEFFAQTLQIYGVEELIFCFNGGKDCTVLLDLLMRFLRQESISSGDIPMLYIKSGDSFPEIDHFVDRCVRNYRVQLVEYEGSLKEALTHMSADMPRIRAVFVGSRNTDPYCQHLAPMQPTDNDWPPMMRLNPLLEWSYHDVWHYIHLNSVPYCSLYDRGYTSIGNRSNTIPNPHLRRPESECDCACACSCDPGGYRPAWELEDPTLERAGRLPRK